A stretch of DNA from Patescibacteria group bacterium:
ACTTATAGTCTTGTTATTCCTAGCTATGGGATAAGTTAGAGGGTATGTGGAAGTATTTATATTCCTCCAAATTCCCCTAGAATCCCCTAGAATCCTTTAAGGGACTTTAAGGGAATCTATGGGATTTTACTAATATCTATAACCCTTGCGGGCTTTTGCCAACAGTGATTCCACTTTCTCCAACTCAAAATCCAAAAAATACAGCGCGTGGCGCGCTAAAGAAATGGACGCTTCAAACTCTGGCTCTACAACACGCGACACGCCCCTTATTTTAAGTCGGGCGGCATCCTTATCCTTGTGAGCGCGAGCAATAAATTTTGCCGTGGAGTTTAGTCGCAAGCAGTGTCCTAAAATTGCCTCGCTATCGTTTACATCGGGCACGGCAACCAAAACCGCCGTACAACTTTTTATGCCCGATGCAATAAGTATCTCCTCATTTGTGGCATCTCCGTAAACAAACGGTTTCCCTTTACTCTTCAAATCTTTTAAGTGGGGAAGGTGGTAATCTATAACTACGAAAGGCATTTGCGCCAAATCAAGAATGAACGCCACCTGCCTCCCTACTCTCCCATACCCCACGATGATAATGTGATCCCGCAGATTCTCTTGATCCTTTTTAGGAAAACTTACTTCCGAATCGTGTCCCGCAACTACTTTTTGATATATTTTAGGAGAATATCTTTTCAAAAATTTAAGCAGATAGAGGTACATTTTGTACGCAACGGACATCATAATTGGCGTTAGCGCCATAGACAAAACCACCACCATAGTCAAAATATTAAAGATTCTATTATCAAAAATTTGTTCGTCTAGGGCAATTCGTCCCAAGATAAAAGAAAACTCCCCGACCCCAAACATGGCGCAGGCCGTTAAAAACGCCACTTTAGTATGAAGCTTAAAATTTAAACACAGCAAAAACACCGTCAAGACTTTTATGACCAATACAAAAATTAAAAGGATGATGATGGCTCCCACAGACGACGGGTTAAAATTTGAGGAGGCGAAGTACCCAATGGAGACAAAAAATAAACAGGCGAACAAATCTCTAACTGGTCTAATTTGGGCAAAAACTTCGTGATTAACCGTGGCGGTGCTTAAAATTACCCCTGCCAAAAACGCTCCTACGGCAAAGGGCAACCCCAGCTCATAGGCAAAGGAAGCAAACAGTAGCGCAAATGCAAAGCTGACGAGCAATAGCAACTCGTTGGACGATGCGATTGCCAGTTTTTTGAATAGGTACGGAATCGTTTTCCTACCAAATATTAGTGTTAAATAAAACAAAAATCCCGCCTTTGCAATTGGTATTAGTATTTCCCACACTCCTATTTTTCCGCTAAAAAGCGTTAGCAACACCATTATTGGTAATACCGCTAAATCCTGCACCACCAGCCACCCCAAACTTAACTCCCCATAAATCGAATTGGTTTCTCCCCGATCATAAAGAGCCTTTGCTACAACAGCGGTAGAGGTTAAGGAGATAGCCAGTGATAAAAATAACGCCTGCAGATAACTGATACCCAACACCACGGGAAAAAGAAAGAACCCCACCGTTGCCACAATTGCAATCTGCGCCAAAGCCCCCAAAACTGCCGGTTTTCCCACAACCTTTAAATGATCCAGGTTAAATTCTATGCCCAAAGTAAAAAGCAAAAGGGCAATCCCAATTTCCGAAAAAAAGTTTACGAACTCGGGATTTTCTATTCTTGCGGAGAACAAAGCTCCAAAGACCGCCCCAGCAAACAAGTAACCAACTATTACCGGAAGCCGTAGTTTGTGGGCAATCATTCCACCGACAAAAGCAACCGAAATGATAATAGCAATTTGTAGTATTAACGGCGGAAGCATTGTATTTATGGGGTAGTACCCCTACGGGGTACTACCCCCTTGAATTTCTAGCAATTCTTTAGGTAATTTACTCGCAAAAGTTACTCTTTTACCCGTCGTTGGATGCGTTAACGAAAGCCTTGTAGCGTGCAAAAACATTCTGGGACACCACTTGCCATCTATTTTATGCCTCTTTCTTCCAGCATACAATACATCTGCCACAATCGGCATTCTCATGCTTGCCAAATGAACCCTAATTTGATGCGTTCTTCCAGTTGTGGGTACACATTTGATTAAGGAAAAATCGCCGTATTCGTTGCTAAATTGGGAGATGAGAGAAAAAGCAGTCGTGGATTCTCGCCCGCCTTGAACAATCGCCCATTTAATTCTATTTCGAGGATTGCGACCTAGCGGAGCATTGACAACTATTTCCTCTTGTAACATTTTTCCATGAACCAGCGCAATGTATTCTTTTTCGACTTCGCGGGATTTAAACTGCCGTTGCAGTTCCCCAAACGCTTCTAGATTCTTAGCAATGATGAGTATGCCACTGGTATCCTTATCTAATCGATGCACAATACCACTGCGCTCATAAAAATCCCCCACCCCCTCTACTTCCCCCCACCTCGCCCTCACCCAATCCTGAACCGTCTCTCCCCGTTGGGTTTCCGACCGATTGACCACAACCCCCCACGGTTTGTCCACAACTAATAAGCTTTTATCTTGATAAATGATTGGGATGTCCATTGCCTATTTGTTGGCGCAGGAAACACAGGTGGTAGCGTAAGGATTGGCTTTAAGCCTAGCTTCTTCTATTTTTCCTCCGCACTTTTCGCACTTGCCATACTTTCCAAGGTTGATCAGAGCAAGAGTTTTTTCTATGGTACCTTTTAATTTAGCGTACATTCCTTTTTGCATTACCAGCGACTCCTTTTCTAAATCAAAAGCCACCGCGTCTCCTTCTTCTACAGCTGTTTCTCCATCTTGATAATCCTGCTGTGACGGATCTTGCGCCTTAAGCTCGGCCTCTTCCTTTTCGATTTTTTTCTTTTTTAAAAGCAAACTTTTTCTGATGCTTTCGACAAAGCCCTTGTTTTCGACTTCTTTTGCCATATAGATAATTGTAATCAAAAACAAGACAAAGTACAAGACCACCTTTGCTATAAGCAATTTAACATCCGTAAGAACACTGTACGAGGTTAAAAAAAGAATTAGAGTAATTGTAAAAAGATAAAAATTAAGACCCGCAAAAACAAACGGTTTGAGCCTCCTCACCTTATAGACTTTAGAGCTCCTACCAACCATTAAACCTTTATCTAAAAAGTTAAAGACTAAAAACATCAAAAACCAGAAACCTCCCGAGAACAGGTCTAGAAGATTCCCATACTGCTCGAATGACCCGAAATACACAACTGCCAAAAAAATGCTTAGACCTTTAACCAAAACATCGCAGACCTTATACAAAGACCATTGACGAAAAAGCCTAATATAAATATAAGAGAAAAAAATGGCAAACACCGTTCCAAAGCAGACATCGTACCCCGCCTGCATTATGGAGTTTAAATTATAATAGCCATAAATTCTCGGGTTTAAAATTAAATAGGCTATTTTGCCAAAGAGCAAAAACGCGCCAGCCATAACAAAAAGCAAATCCACAACCTGCTCTTCCAAAAACCCCTCTCTTTTGGAAAGAAAGTAGGTAAAGTATAAAAGCAAAATCGAGCCAATTGTTAAGGCGATGTAGAAGTGCATATTGTTAAATTCTAATATCTAAACTCTAAATTCTAAACAAATTCAAAATTTAAAATTCAAACATCAAAACAGTTTTTGGATTTTGAAAATTGAAAATTATCAACCACCCCCAACACCTTTCTCTCCGCCTCTTCTAAATCTATGCCAAGCAATAGTGCTGCAGAAGCCGCCTTGTGTCCCCCACCCCCGAGCGCCTTAGCGTAAATTGATGTATCCACGCCTTTTTGCGACCTAAAACTCACATGAATTCTTTTGGGTTCTTCCTCATTTAGAGTAAAGCAAAAGTCGTATCCTCTAATATCCTTGATGGAGTCCACCGCCCCACCAACTTTATCTGGTTCAATATTGCTATCAAGGTACTCTTGATGGCTAATCTTACTATAACAAAATCTTTTCTCATCATTAAACTTAAGATTATTATAAATGATTGAGAGATATTTTTTGTTCTCTTTGGGATAATTGTAAAGCATAATGCTAGACAGTTCTTGATAATCCACGGTTGAGATAAGTTCTGCGACAATGCCAAGGAGCTTTGGAGAAATTTTCCATTTCAAATGCCCCGTGTCGGACAAAATACCCAGCAAAATCATTTTTAGAATTTTCGGGTGACACCCCAAAACAGTGCCTTTAGGGGTGTCACCCGAAAATTTCCTCCCTTCCCTAAAGATTTGGTAAATTATCTCACTCGTGGAACTAGCTGTAGTATCCACATAATTTACCCCACCAAAATAAACAAGTTTGTTTCTGACGAAATAACTATTACCGGGGTGGTGATCAAGATTAATAATCTTGAGATTTGGTGGCAAGGTAAAATTGATTTTGTTATCTTTAGTGTATCTTGCCAAATCGGTAGAATCCAAAGCCAGCAGGGTATCGTATTTGGACATATCCATTTTGTCTAACCCAGTCTCCCAATTGACAATTTTGTACTCGGGTAGCAAATCATAAAAACTCCCCATAGTATCGGCGCAAACGACTGTGGGGTTCTTGCCCATGCTTTGCAAAATGTAGTACGAGGCAAGAGCGCTTCCAAACGAATCCCCATCGGGACGGAAGTGGAGAGGGATAAGCACATGATTACTGTTTGCAAGAGCCGTTTTAACTTCAGAGAAGGTATTATTTTCCATAAACTATTTCTTCCAACCTCTCTTTATTCTTATAATTCCCTACTACTGCCAAGCTTAAGTTTTGAGGTACAAATTTTTCTTTTAAAAATTTGCTGATGTCTTCACTCGTTACCTCATCTATTTTACGAGCGTATTCTTGAGGTTCTTGCAATTTTCCTTTGAGTAGTAGATCAAAGGCGTAGTATTCGTTTAATCCCTCGGTGGTTTCTAGCCCCATATACAACCCACCTTTGATATATTCTTTGGCTCTTTCCAATTGTTTTGGTTTTATTCCCTGTTCTATAATTTCCCTAATTTCCCCTATCATCCCAACTAATGCTTCTTCCAACTTTGCCGTTGCCACCCCGGCCGACATTTTAAGTACACCGGTGTCTTGATAATAAACAGCGCTGGAACTGCAATAATACGCCAAACCCATTTTTTCCCGCAGAACCTCAAACATTAAGCTCCCCAACCCGCTTCCAATATGAGCGTTAAGAACATCAACAACTGGTGTTAGTGATGAGAGCATCCTGCAGGTTTTTATCCCCAATCTTAAATGTGCCTGCTCGCTTTGCCGAGTCTCCAACAAAATAGTTGACTGCGGATTTTCCTTTTTTTCCTCTACGGACAAACCCTGGGATTTCCACGAACCTAAATCCTTTAAATTTTTTAAAACTTGGGACAATTCCGCGTTTCCGGCAACGGCAAGGAGCGTATTTTTGGGGGCGTAATTCTTTTTAAAGTTGATAAAATTATCTCTAGTCATGCCCTTGATTGTTTCTTCGGTCCCCAAAAGCGAGCGACCCAAAACCCCCTTGCCAAAAGTTGCCTCAAAAAATAAATCTCCAGCGCGGTAAATTGGCTCGTCTTTGTGAAGTTTAATCTCCTCTAATATAACTCCTTTCTCTTTTTCCATCTCGTTGACAGGAAAAGTTGAGTTTAGGTAAATATCGCTTAAAATGTCCAGATATTTTGCCAAATGACTCTTGTTTCCCATAATAAAATAACCGGTAAATTCCTGCCAAGTAAAAGCGTTGGTTCGGGCGCCTAAAAGCTCAATTTCTCGATTGATTTCTATGGGATTGGGTCTTTTTGGCGTTCCTTTAAAAGCCATGTGTTCTAAAAAGTGAGCAATTCCCGAAACCTCCGGGGATTCTACACGACCGCCGATTGAGGTTAAAATCATTACATTGACCGTCTCGACATTGGGATTTGGGATTGTGAGAATACGGAGTCCTGTTGGCAGAGTTGTAACTTGCGGTTTCATGCGAGTATAATACCAGACTATATGCTTTCCGCAACAGAGTTAAGAAAAGGCATCGTTTTTACTCATGAGAACTCTCCCCAGCTGGTGCTGGACTATAAACATGTTAAAAGCGCTCGAGGAGGGGCAATTATCAGAGTTAAATGCAAAAATTTAAAAAATGGCGTGGTGCGCGAAATTACACTTAACAATGGAAACAAGGTCGAGGAAGCGGATATTGAACGCAAGACATTTGATTATTTATACAAGGATGCTAGCGCTGTTCACCTAACGGATGTAAAATCCCACGAACAAATTGATCTTCCGCTAGATTTGTTTGAGGGACAAGAGAAATTTCTTAAAGATGGGGTGACTGTTACAATTTTATTTTTTGAGGATACTCCCCTCTCCCCCCAATTACCCTTAAAATTAGAATTTAAAGTGGTTTACACCGAACCCGGCTATGCCGGAAACACCTCGACAACAGTTTACAAAGACGCCGAGATTGAAACCGGAGCAGTGATAAAGGTTCCTTTGTTTATTAAAATCGGTGAGACAATTTTGGTAAATACCAGCACAGGCGGGTATGTCTCTCGAGCCTAACTAAATTCCTTCCCCCGCTTTTCGGGGAGACACCCCTAAAGGCATTTGAATTCTGTTTGGGGGTGTCTCCCCAAAAAATCTTCCACTCATTTTTCCCCCAATGTCACTATAGGTTGCATTTTGGCAAATTTTGTTCTATAATCTCCCTAGTTTGATTCGAATGCCCGCGGGTGTCGTGTGGCAAAAAACCAACAACAAAAGGAGCTCAACAATGGGACGCCAAATTCTAATCGGAATACTCACCGT
This window harbors:
- a CDS encoding cation:proton antiporter — encoded protein: MLPPLILQIAIIISVAFVGGMIAHKLRLPVIVGYLFAGAVFGALFSARIENPEFVNFFSEIGIALLLFTLGIEFNLDHLKVVGKPAVLGALAQIAIVATVGFFLFPVVLGISYLQALFLSLAISLTSTAVVAKALYDRGETNSIYGELSLGWLVVQDLAVLPIMVLLTLFSGKIGVWEILIPIAKAGFLFYLTLIFGRKTIPYLFKKLAIASSNELLLLVSFAFALLFASFAYELGLPFAVGAFLAGVILSTATVNHEVFAQIRPVRDLFACLFFVSIGYFASSNFNPSSVGAIIILLIFVLVIKVLTVFLLCLNFKLHTKVAFLTACAMFGVGEFSFILGRIALDEQIFDNRIFNILTMVVVLSMALTPIMMSVAYKMYLYLLKFLKRYSPKIYQKVVAGHDSEVSFPKKDQENLRDHIIIVGYGRVGRQVAFILDLAQMPFVVIDYHLPHLKDLKSKGKPFVYGDATNEEILIASGIKSCTAVLVAVPDVNDSEAILGHCLRLNSTAKFIARAHKDKDAARLKIRGVSRVVEPEFEASISLARHALYFLDFELEKVESLLAKARKGYRY
- a CDS encoding RluA family pseudouridine synthase, which codes for MDIPIIYQDKSLLVVDKPWGVVVNRSETQRGETVQDWVRARWGEVEGVGDFYERSGIVHRLDKDTSGILIIAKNLEAFGELQRQFKSREVEKEYIALVHGKMLQEEIVVNAPLGRNPRNRIKWAIVQGGRESTTAFSLISQFSNEYGDFSLIKCVPTTGRTHQIRVHLASMRMPIVADVLYAGRKRHKIDGKWCPRMFLHATRLSLTHPTTGKRVTFASKLPKELLEIQGGSTP
- a CDS encoding TraR/DksA C4-type zinc finger protein, with translation MQKGMYAKLKGTIEKTLALINLGKYGKCEKCGGKIEEARLKANPYATTCVSCANK
- a CDS encoding DHH family phosphoesterase, which produces MENNTFSEVKTALANSNHVLIPLHFRPDGDSFGSALASYYILQSMGKNPTVVCADTMGSFYDLLPEYKIVNWETGLDKMDMSKYDTLLALDSTDLARYTKDNKINFTLPPNLKIINLDHHPGNSYFVRNKLVYFGGVNYVDTTASSTSEIIYQIFREGRKFSGDTPKGTVLGCHPKILKMILLGILSDTGHLKWKISPKLLGIVAELISTVDYQELSSIMLYNYPKENKKYLSIIYNNLKFNDEKRFCYSKISHQEYLDSNIEPDKVGGAVDSIKDIRGYDFCFTLNEEEPKRIHVSFRSQKGVDTSIYAKALGGGGHKAASAALLLGIDLEEAERKVLGVVDNFQFSKSKNCFDV
- a CDS encoding insulinase family protein — its product is MKPQVTTLPTGLRILTIPNPNVETVNVMILTSIGGRVESPEVSGIAHFLEHMAFKGTPKRPNPIEINREIELLGARTNAFTWQEFTGYFIMGNKSHLAKYLDILSDIYLNSTFPVNEMEKEKGVILEEIKLHKDEPIYRAGDLFFEATFGKGVLGRSLLGTEETIKGMTRDNFINFKKNYAPKNTLLAVAGNAELSQVLKNLKDLGSWKSQGLSVEEKKENPQSTILLETRQSEQAHLRLGIKTCRMLSSLTPVVDVLNAHIGSGLGSLMFEVLREKMGLAYYCSSSAVYYQDTGVLKMSAGVATAKLEEALVGMIGEIREIIEQGIKPKQLERAKEYIKGGLYMGLETTEGLNEYYAFDLLLKGKLQEPQEYARKIDEVTSEDISKFLKEKFVPQNLSLAVVGNYKNKERLEEIVYGK
- the efp gene encoding elongation factor P is translated as MLSATELRKGIVFTHENSPQLVLDYKHVKSARGGAIIRVKCKNLKNGVVREITLNNGNKVEEADIERKTFDYLYKDASAVHLTDVKSHEQIDLPLDLFEGQEKFLKDGVTVTILFFEDTPLSPQLPLKLEFKVVYTEPGYAGNTSTTVYKDAEIETGAVIKVPLFIKIGETILVNTSTGGYVSRA